A window of the Streptomyces albireticuli genome harbors these coding sequences:
- the macS gene encoding MacS family sensor histidine kinase: protein MAPRSKRPRVVRMSVELPLWRALTGYRILTLGYALALFGFNYHDYAHPLGGALYMGALTLWMALTWNRVSSPERCTKRFLAADLTIALVGVLLTTVVDSPERIAGGAATLPSIWTGGAVLGCAIKGGWRWAAAGSTLVALANLVERGSPARDTVHNVLLVWVSSIAIGYIVEVARASERTLARALQIEAATRERERLARDIHDGVLQVLAMVQRRGTALGGEAAELGRMAGEQEIALRTLVAGGLLPARGTPERYAEDAELAGLTVPGGPGPAAPPAPRPPAGPCDLAALLAPHAGPDVSFAGPGTAVLLEAAAAAELAAAVGAALDNVRKHAGDGARAWILLEDEPDAVIVTVRDDGPGIPDGRLADAEREGRMGVALSIRGRLRDLGGSAELLSVPGQGTEVELRVPRGSEAGR, encoded by the coding sequence ATGGCACCGCGCAGCAAGAGGCCGCGCGTCGTACGGATGTCGGTGGAGCTGCCGCTGTGGCGCGCGCTGACCGGCTACCGCATCCTGACGCTCGGCTACGCCCTCGCACTGTTCGGCTTCAACTACCACGACTACGCCCATCCGCTCGGTGGCGCGCTCTACATGGGCGCACTCACCCTGTGGATGGCGCTGACCTGGAACCGGGTCTCCTCGCCCGAGCGCTGCACCAAGCGCTTCCTGGCCGCCGACCTCACCATCGCGCTGGTCGGCGTGCTGCTCACCACCGTCGTCGACTCCCCGGAGCGCATCGCCGGCGGCGCGGCCACCCTGCCGTCCATCTGGACCGGCGGCGCCGTGCTGGGCTGCGCCATCAAGGGCGGCTGGCGCTGGGCGGCCGCCGGCTCCACGCTGGTGGCCCTGGCCAACCTCGTCGAGCGCGGCAGCCCGGCCCGGGACACCGTCCACAACGTCCTGCTGGTCTGGGTCTCCTCCATCGCCATCGGCTACATCGTCGAGGTGGCCCGCGCCAGTGAGCGCACCCTCGCCCGCGCCCTCCAGATCGAGGCCGCGACCCGCGAGCGCGAGCGCCTCGCCCGCGACATCCACGACGGCGTCCTCCAGGTCCTGGCCATGGTGCAGCGCCGCGGCACCGCCCTCGGCGGCGAGGCGGCCGAGCTCGGCAGGATGGCCGGCGAACAGGAGATCGCCCTGCGCACCCTCGTGGCGGGCGGCCTGCTGCCCGCCCGGGGCACCCCGGAGCGGTACGCCGAGGACGCCGAGCTGGCCGGGCTGACCGTACCCGGCGGCCCCGGCCCGGCCGCACCGCCCGCGCCACGGCCCCCCGCGGGCCCCTGCGACCTGGCGGCGCTGCTCGCCCCGCACGCCGGACCCGACGTCTCCTTCGCCGGGCCCGGCACCGCCGTCCTGCTGGAGGCGGCCGCGGCGGCGGAGCTGGCCGCCGCCGTCGGCGCCGCGCTGGACAATGTCCGCAAGCACGCCGGCGACGGCGCGCGGGCCTGGATCCTGCTGGAGGACGAGCCGGACGCGGTGATCGTCACCGTCCGGGACGACGGCCCGGGCATCCCGGACGGCAGGCTCGCCGACGCGGAGCGGGAGGGGCGCATGGGCGTCGCCCTCTCCATCCGCGGCAGGCTGCGGGACCTGGGCGGCAGCGCGGAGCTGCTGTCCGTGCCGGGGCAGGGCACAGAAGTCGAATTGAGAGTTCCACGGGGGAGCGAGGCCGGCCGATGA
- a CDS encoding response regulator gives MSEERTLKVMVVDDHPMWRDAVARDLANAGFDVVATAGDGPQAVRRARAAGPDVLVLDLNLPGLPGVAVCKELVGENPALRVLVLSASGEHADVLEAVKSGATGYLLKSASTEELLDAVRRTAVGDAVFTPGLAGLVLGEFRRLAADPAPAAPDEPKAPRLTDRETEVLRLVAKGLSYKQIAERLVISHRTVQNHVQNTLGKLQLHNRVELVRYAIERGLDDA, from the coding sequence ATGAGTGAAGAGCGGACCCTGAAGGTCATGGTGGTCGACGACCACCCGATGTGGCGCGACGCTGTCGCCCGCGACCTGGCGAACGCCGGGTTCGACGTGGTGGCCACCGCCGGTGACGGCCCCCAGGCGGTACGCCGGGCCCGCGCCGCCGGCCCCGACGTGCTGGTCCTCGACCTCAACCTGCCCGGCCTGCCCGGCGTCGCCGTCTGCAAGGAGCTCGTCGGCGAGAACCCCGCCCTGCGCGTCCTCGTCCTCTCCGCCAGCGGCGAGCACGCCGATGTGCTGGAGGCCGTGAAGTCCGGGGCGACCGGCTATCTGCTGAAGTCCGCCAGCACCGAGGAACTGCTGGACGCCGTCCGGCGGACGGCCGTCGGCGACGCAGTCTTCACCCCCGGCCTCGCGGGCCTCGTCCTCGGCGAGTTCCGCCGCCTCGCCGCCGACCCCGCCCCGGCCGCGCCCGACGAGCCCAAGGCCCCCCGGCTGACCGACCGCGAGACCGAGGTGCTGCGGCTCGTCGCCAAGGGCCTGTCGTACAAGCAGATAGCGGAGCGGCTGGTTATTTCCCACCGCACGGTGCAGAACCATGTACAGAACACCTTGGGCAAACTCCAGTTGCACAATCGCGTGGAGCTCGTGCGCTACGCGATAGAGCGAGGTCTCGACGACGCCTGA
- a CDS encoding 6-phosphofructokinase — MRVGLLTGGGDCPGLNAVIRAVVRKGVQDYAYDFTGYRDGWRGPLHGSASRLDIPAVRGILPRGGTILGSSRTNPFKEPDGVRRIRENLAKDEVDALIVIGGEDTLGVAARLHEEHGVRCVGVPKTIDNDLSATDYTFGFDTAVNIATEAIDRLHTTAESHMRVLVVEVMGRHAGWIALHSGLAGGANVILVPEQPFDLDEVCGWVTSRFRASYAPIVVVAEGAVPRDGDLVLKDAAAQDSFGHVRLSGVGEWLAKEIEARTGKEARTTVLGHVQRGGTPSAFDRWLATRFGLHAIAAVRDGDYGRMVALRGPDVVRVPLGEATARLKTVPDALYAEARTFFG; from the coding sequence ATGCGGGTCGGATTGCTGACCGGCGGTGGTGACTGCCCCGGGCTCAACGCGGTCATCCGTGCCGTCGTCCGCAAGGGCGTCCAGGACTACGCCTACGACTTCACCGGCTACCGGGACGGATGGCGAGGGCCGCTCCACGGCTCCGCGTCCCGGCTCGACATCCCCGCCGTCCGGGGCATCCTGCCCCGGGGCGGCACCATCCTCGGCTCCTCACGGACCAACCCCTTCAAGGAACCGGACGGCGTCCGCCGCATCCGCGAGAACCTCGCCAAGGACGAGGTCGACGCCCTGATCGTGATCGGCGGCGAGGACACCCTCGGCGTCGCCGCCCGCCTCCACGAGGAGCACGGCGTGCGGTGCGTCGGCGTCCCCAAGACCATCGACAACGACCTCTCCGCCACGGACTACACCTTCGGCTTCGACACCGCCGTCAACATCGCCACCGAGGCCATCGACCGCCTCCACACCACCGCCGAGTCCCACATGCGGGTCCTGGTGGTGGAGGTCATGGGCCGCCACGCGGGCTGGATCGCCCTGCACTCCGGGCTCGCCGGCGGCGCCAACGTCATCCTCGTCCCCGAACAACCCTTCGACCTCGACGAGGTCTGCGGCTGGGTCACCTCCCGCTTCCGCGCGAGCTACGCCCCGATCGTGGTGGTCGCCGAGGGAGCCGTACCGAGGGACGGCGACCTCGTCCTCAAGGACGCCGCCGCCCAGGACTCCTTCGGCCATGTGCGGCTGTCCGGCGTGGGGGAGTGGCTGGCGAAGGAGATCGAGGCCCGCACGGGCAAGGAGGCCCGTACGACCGTCCTGGGCCACGTCCAGCGGGGCGGGACACCGAGCGCCTTCGACCGCTGGCTGGCCACCCGGTTCGGACTGCACGCGATCGCCGCCGTGCGGGACGGGGACTACGGGCGGATGGTCGCGCTGCGGGGACCGGACGTGGTGCGGGTGCCCCTGGGCGAGGCGACGGCCCGGCTGAAGACGGTGCCGGACGCGCTGTACGCGGAGGCGCGGACGTTCTTCGGCTGA
- a CDS encoding anthranilate synthase family protein encodes MTGDTHTLLARLTDPACPPFALLHRRTPGRGEDTVELLLGPVAEYARLTDIPLPDGPPAGGAPALDALALIPFRQIRERGFDVHDDGTPLAVLHPRECHELPLAEVLAALPAHEVRVEGGAFDVDDEAYAGIVERVIADEIGAGEGANFVIRRTFEGEVHGFGAADALALFRRLLAGERGAYWTYVVRTGDRTLVGASPEVHVRMSGGTVVMNPISGTYRYPPEGPSKDGLLAFLHHRKEVEELSMVVDEELKMMCTVGDMGGVVVGPRLKEMAHLAHTEYELRGRSSLDVRDVLRETMFAATVTGSPVQNACRVIERYEPRGSDGRGRGYYAGALALIGRDGGGARTLDSPILIRTADIDRRGRLRLPVGATLVRHSDPYGEVAETHAKAAGVLAALGVRTALRDAGTRPAARLAEDPDVRAALDARRADLAPFWLRMRTTSSTARLTGHALVVDAEDTFTAMLAHLLRTSGLTVTVRRYDEPGLREAALTHQGPVVLGPGPGNPSDAADPKMRTLRALTAELLRGHRHGLLGVCLGHELIAAELGMEIVRKADPSQGAQQRIGFFGREETVGFYNTFTARCTERAEAELAMHRVELSRDAASGDVHALRAPGFAGVQFHPESVLTLDGAAIVAELLASVLV; translated from the coding sequence ATGACCGGCGACACCCACACCCTCCTCGCACGGCTCACCGACCCCGCCTGTCCGCCCTTCGCCCTGCTCCACCGCCGCACCCCCGGGCGCGGCGAGGACACCGTCGAGCTCCTCCTCGGCCCCGTCGCGGAGTACGCGCGCCTCACCGACATCCCGCTGCCGGACGGCCCGCCCGCCGGCGGCGCGCCCGCCCTGGACGCCCTCGCCCTGATCCCCTTCCGGCAGATCCGCGAGCGCGGCTTCGACGTCCACGACGACGGCACCCCGCTCGCGGTGCTGCACCCCCGGGAGTGCCACGAGCTGCCGCTCGCCGAGGTCCTCGCCGCGCTGCCCGCCCACGAGGTGCGGGTGGAGGGCGGCGCCTTCGACGTGGACGACGAGGCGTACGCCGGGATCGTCGAGCGGGTGATCGCGGACGAGATCGGCGCCGGCGAGGGCGCCAACTTCGTCATCCGGCGCACCTTCGAAGGCGAGGTCCACGGCTTCGGGGCGGCCGACGCCCTGGCCCTCTTCCGCCGGCTGCTCGCCGGCGAGCGCGGCGCCTACTGGACGTACGTGGTGCGCACCGGCGACCGCACGCTGGTGGGCGCCAGCCCCGAGGTGCACGTCCGGATGTCCGGCGGCACCGTCGTGATGAACCCGATCAGCGGCACCTACCGCTACCCCCCGGAGGGCCCCTCCAAGGACGGGCTGCTGGCCTTCCTGCACCACCGCAAGGAGGTGGAGGAGCTGTCCATGGTCGTGGACGAGGAGCTGAAGATGATGTGCACCGTCGGCGACATGGGCGGGGTCGTCGTCGGGCCGCGGCTCAAGGAGATGGCCCACCTTGCCCACACCGAGTACGAGCTGCGGGGCCGCTCCTCGCTGGACGTCCGGGACGTGCTGCGCGAGACGATGTTCGCCGCGACCGTCACCGGCTCCCCGGTGCAGAACGCCTGCCGGGTCATCGAGCGGTACGAGCCGCGGGGCAGCGACGGCCGGGGCCGCGGCTACTACGCGGGGGCGCTCGCGCTCATCGGCCGGGACGGCGGCGGCGCCCGCACCCTCGACTCGCCGATCCTGATCCGCACCGCCGACATCGACCGGCGGGGCCGGCTGCGGCTGCCGGTCGGCGCGACCCTGGTGCGCCACTCGGACCCGTACGGCGAGGTCGCCGAGACGCACGCCAAGGCGGCGGGCGTGCTGGCGGCGCTCGGCGTCCGCACCGCCCTGCGCGACGCCGGGACCCGGCCCGCGGCCCGGCTCGCCGAGGACCCGGACGTGCGGGCCGCCCTCGACGCCCGCCGCGCGGACCTGGCGCCCTTCTGGCTGCGGATGCGGACGACGTCCTCCACGGCCCGGCTGACCGGGCACGCGCTCGTCGTCGACGCCGAGGACACGTTCACGGCGATGCTGGCCCACCTGCTGCGCACCTCGGGCCTCACGGTCACGGTCCGCCGCTACGACGAGCCGGGCCTGCGGGAGGCGGCCCTGACCCACCAGGGCCCGGTCGTCCTGGGCCCCGGCCCCGGGAACCCCTCCGACGCCGCCGACCCCAAGATGCGGACGCTGCGCGCGCTGACGGCCGAGCTGCTGCGGGGGCACCGGCACGGCCTGCTGGGCGTGTGCCTGGGCCACGAGCTGATCGCGGCCGAGCTGGGCATGGAGATCGTCCGCAAGGCCGACCCCTCGCAGGGGGCGCAGCAGCGGATCGGTTTCTTCGGGCGCGAGGAGACGGTGGGCTTCTACAACACGTTCACCGCGCGGTGCACGGAGCGGGCGGAGGCGGAGCTGGCCATGCACCGGGTGGAGCTGAGCCGGGACGCCGCGAGCGGTGACGTCCACGCGCTGAGGGCTCCCGGATTCGCCGGTGTGCAGTTCCATCCGGAGTCGGTGCTGACGCTGGACGGCGCGGCGATCGTGGCGGAGCTGCTGGCGTCGGTGCTGGTCTGA
- a CDS encoding trp operon leader peptide has product MFAQTTQNWWWTAQPAAH; this is encoded by the coding sequence ATGTTCGCGCAGACGACCCAGAACTGGTGGTGGACCGCTCAACCGGCGGCCCACTGA
- a CDS encoding class II 3-deoxy-7-phosphoheptulonate synthase, whose product MTVNADIEAVASRATWRHLPAAQQPEYPDAEALREVTAELSSYPPLVFAGECDQLRQRLGAVARGEAFLLQGGDCAEAFDAVGADQIRNKLKTLLQMGAVLTYAGQVPVVKVGRIAGQYSKPRSKPTETRDGVTLPTYRGDSVNGFAFTPEARTPDPQRLKRMYHASASTLNLVRAFTTGGYADLRQVHAWNQDFVKSSPSGQRYEALAREIDRALNFMNACGVDPEEFKTVEFFSSHEALVLDYESALTRVDSRTGDLYDVSGHMVWIGERTRQLDGAHIEFASKIRNPIGVKLGPTTSAEDALTLIERLDPEREPGRLTFITRMGADKIREKLPELVEKVTASGAQVAWICDPMHGNTFEAASGHKTRRFDDVLDEVKGFFEVHKGLGTHPGGIHVELTGDDVTECVGGGDEIFVDDLHQRYETACDPRLNRSQSLDLAFLVAEMYRDQ is encoded by the coding sequence GTGACCGTGAACGCTGACATCGAAGCCGTTGCCAGTCGGGCGACATGGCGACACCTGCCTGCGGCGCAGCAGCCCGAGTACCCGGATGCCGAGGCTCTGCGCGAAGTGACCGCGGAGCTTTCGAGCTATCCGCCTCTCGTCTTCGCGGGTGAGTGCGACCAGCTGCGCCAGCGCCTGGGAGCCGTCGCCCGTGGTGAGGCGTTCCTGCTCCAGGGCGGCGACTGCGCCGAGGCGTTCGACGCCGTCGGCGCCGACCAGATCCGCAACAAGCTGAAGACGCTCCTCCAGATGGGCGCCGTGCTGACCTACGCGGGCCAGGTGCCCGTCGTCAAGGTCGGCCGCATCGCCGGTCAGTACAGCAAGCCGCGCTCGAAGCCGACCGAGACCCGCGACGGCGTGACCCTGCCGACCTACCGCGGCGACTCCGTCAACGGCTTCGCCTTCACACCCGAGGCCCGTACGCCGGACCCGCAGCGCCTGAAGCGGATGTACCACGCCTCCGCCTCCACCCTGAACCTCGTCCGCGCCTTCACCACCGGTGGTTACGCGGACCTGCGCCAGGTCCACGCCTGGAACCAGGACTTCGTGAAGTCCTCCCCCTCCGGGCAGCGCTACGAGGCGCTGGCCCGCGAGATCGACCGGGCGCTGAACTTCATGAACGCCTGCGGGGTGGACCCGGAGGAGTTCAAGACCGTCGAGTTCTTCTCGTCGCACGAGGCGCTCGTCCTGGACTACGAGTCGGCGCTGACCCGTGTCGACTCGCGGACCGGCGACCTGTACGACGTGTCGGGCCACATGGTCTGGATCGGTGAGCGGACCCGGCAGCTGGACGGGGCGCACATCGAGTTCGCGTCGAAGATCCGTAACCCGATCGGGGTGAAGCTCGGCCCGACGACGTCCGCCGAGGACGCGCTGACCCTCATCGAGCGGCTCGACCCGGAGCGCGAGCCGGGCCGGCTGACCTTCATCACCCGGATGGGTGCCGACAAGATCCGGGAGAAGCTTCCGGAGCTGGTCGAGAAGGTCACGGCGTCCGGTGCCCAGGTCGCGTGGATCTGCGACCCGATGCACGGCAACACCTTCGAGGCGGCCTCGGGCCACAAGACCCGCCGCTTCGACGACGTGCTGGACGAGGTCAAGGGCTTCTTCGAGGTCCACAAGGGCCTCGGCACCCACCCGGGCGGCATCCACGTCGAGCTGACCGGCGACGACGTCACGGAGTGCGTGGGCGGCGGCGACGAGATCTTCGTCGACGACCTGCACCAGCGCTACGAGACGGCCTGCGACCCGCGGCTCAACCGCAGCCAGTCGCTGGACCTGGCCTTCCTGGTCGCGGAGATGTACCGGGACCAGTAG
- a CDS encoding (2Fe-2S)-binding protein yields the protein MNRVYVCSCFGITEQQVREHADKGACTPRQIASACKAGTDCGSCVRRIQALLGRGACPRRELADQGDADVLGSEIPQAA from the coding sequence GTGAACCGCGTGTACGTCTGCTCATGCTTCGGCATCACGGAGCAGCAGGTGCGTGAGCACGCGGACAAGGGGGCGTGCACGCCCCGCCAGATAGCCTCCGCCTGCAAGGCCGGCACCGACTGCGGCAGCTGTGTGCGCCGCATCCAGGCCCTGCTCGGCCGTGGCGCGTGCCCGCGCCGTGAGCTGGCCGACCAGGGGGACGCCGACGTGCTCGGCTCGGAGATACCCCAGGCCGCCTAG
- the bfr gene encoding bacterioferritin, with product MQGDPEVIEFLNEQLTAELTAINQYFLHAKMQEHLGWTKIAEHTRAESFDEMKHAEVLTDRILFLEGLPNYQRLFHVRIGQSIVEMFQADRQVEVEAIDRLKRGVEVMRAKGDITSANIFEAILEDEENHIDYLDTQLDLIEKLGEPLYLAQFIDQSNGGAD from the coding sequence ATGCAGGGCGACCCTGAGGTCATCGAATTTCTCAACGAACAGCTGACGGCCGAGCTCACCGCCATCAATCAGTACTTCCTGCACGCGAAAATGCAGGAGCACCTCGGTTGGACGAAGATCGCCGAGCACACCCGCGCCGAGTCCTTCGACGAGATGAAGCACGCGGAGGTGCTGACCGACCGCATCCTCTTCCTGGAGGGGCTGCCGAACTACCAGCGGCTCTTCCATGTGCGGATCGGCCAGTCGATCGTGGAGATGTTCCAGGCCGACCGCCAGGTGGAGGTGGAGGCCATCGACCGCCTCAAGCGCGGCGTGGAGGTCATGCGGGCCAAGGGCGACATCACCTCGGCCAACATCTTCGAGGCCATCCTCGAGGACGAGGAGAACCACATCGACTACCTCGACACCCAGCTGGACCTGATCGAGAAGCTCGGTGAGCCGCTCTACCTCGCGCAGTTCATCGACCAGTCCAACGGCGGAGCGGACTGA
- a CDS encoding sulfite oxidase-like oxidoreductase, protein MGPSKNAESRKGDLPQLPPGQRLQRGWPVTHYGPVPRFRPDRWEFRVFGSTADGDKHCWTHDEFSALPYSTVVADLHCVTKYSMLGAEWGGVSARTIVELAPPAPEVTHVMVWAEYGFSSNLRLSDFTSEQSIFATHKDGEPLTAEHGFPVRLVVPHLYAWKGPKWVRGVEYMTADRRGFWEERGYHNIGDPWREQRYTYQERPGEGPEI, encoded by the coding sequence ATGGGGCCCTCGAAAAACGCCGAAAGCCGCAAAGGGGACCTCCCCCAGCTGCCTCCGGGACAGCGCCTCCAGCGCGGCTGGCCGGTGACGCATTACGGGCCGGTCCCGAGGTTCAGACCGGATCGCTGGGAGTTCCGTGTCTTCGGCTCGACCGCCGACGGTGACAAGCACTGCTGGACGCACGACGAATTCTCCGCACTGCCGTATTCGACGGTGGTGGCGGATCTGCACTGCGTCACGAAGTACAGCATGCTCGGCGCCGAATGGGGTGGGGTTTCGGCCCGTACGATCGTCGAACTCGCCCCGCCCGCGCCCGAGGTCACCCATGTGATGGTGTGGGCCGAATACGGTTTCAGCTCGAATCTGCGGCTGTCGGACTTCACCTCCGAGCAGTCGATTTTCGCCACCCACAAGGACGGCGAACCGCTCACCGCCGAGCACGGTTTCCCGGTGCGGCTCGTGGTCCCGCACCTGTACGCCTGGAAGGGCCCCAAGTGGGTGCGGGGCGTGGAATACATGACGGCGGACCGCCGGGGTTTCTGGGAGGAGCGGGGTTACCACAACATCGGTGACCCGTGGCGGGAGCAGCGCTACACCTACCAGGAGCGGCCGGGCGAGGGCCCGGAGATCTAG
- a CDS encoding deoxyribonuclease IV — MTGDTELTGPARARARNPVGGHIPVAGGLARTGLPYARRMGAETVQVFVANPRGWATPAGVARQDEEFRAACAEEGLPVWVHAPYLINFGSHTPATVELSVESMRHSLRRGRAIGARGVVVHTGSATGGRPRREALAQVHERLLPVLDELTHDDDPWLLLEPTAGQGASLCSLVEDLGPYFEALEHHPKLGVCLDTCHVFAAGHDLAETGGMKRTLDELVSVVGEGRLRLIHANDSKEAVGAHRDRHENIGSGHIGADPFAELFTHPATEGVSLTIETPGGPEGHAADVARLKELRAAAAC; from the coding sequence ATGACCGGTGACACGGAGCTCACGGGCCCGGCCCGCGCGCGGGCGCGCAACCCCGTCGGCGGCCACATCCCCGTCGCCGGGGGCCTGGCGAGGACGGGACTGCCCTACGCCCGGCGGATGGGCGCCGAGACGGTGCAGGTCTTCGTGGCCAACCCGCGCGGCTGGGCGACCCCGGCCGGCGTCGCCCGGCAGGACGAGGAGTTCCGGGCCGCCTGCGCCGAGGAGGGGCTCCCGGTCTGGGTGCACGCCCCCTACCTGATCAACTTCGGCTCGCACACCCCGGCGACGGTCGAGCTGTCCGTGGAGTCCATGCGGCACTCGCTGCGCCGGGGCCGGGCCATCGGCGCGCGGGGCGTCGTCGTCCACACCGGGTCGGCGACCGGCGGCAGGCCGCGCCGCGAGGCCCTGGCCCAGGTCCACGAGCGGCTGCTGCCCGTCCTGGACGAGCTGACGCACGACGACGACCCGTGGCTGCTGCTGGAGCCCACCGCCGGGCAGGGCGCCTCGCTCTGTTCCCTGGTCGAGGACCTCGGCCCGTACTTCGAGGCCCTGGAGCACCATCCGAAGCTGGGGGTGTGCCTGGACACCTGCCACGTCTTCGCGGCGGGCCACGACCTCGCCGAGACGGGCGGGATGAAGCGGACGCTCGACGAGCTGGTCTCCGTCGTGGGCGAGGGCCGGCTGCGGCTGATCCACGCCAACGACTCCAAGGAGGCCGTCGGCGCGCACCGGGACCGGCACGAGAACATCGGTTCCGGCCACATCGGGGCCGACCCGTTCGCGGAGCTGTTCACGCACCCGGCGACGGAGGGCGTCTCCCTCACGATCGAGACACCGGGCGGCCCGGAGGGCCACGCGGCGGACGTGGCGCGCCTGAAGGAACTGCGGGCGGCCGCGGCCTGCTGA
- the pknB gene encoding Stk1 family PASTA domain-containing Ser/Thr kinase — MDTTLGDPLVGNVLDGRYRVDARIAVGGMATVYRAVDTRLDRVLALKVMHPGLAGDAAFVERFIREARSAARLDHPNVVSVSDQGTDRGYVYIAMEYVPGCTLRDVLRERGALQPRAALDILEPVLAALGAAHLAGLIHRDMKPENVLIGDDGRVKVADFGLVRAVDTHTSASTGSVLGTVSYLAPEQIEHGTADTRVDVYACGVVLYEMLTGAKPHGGTTPAQILYQHLHEDVPAPSAAVPGLAPGLDALVAGATARDPRNRPADAAEMLAQVRTARAALSDEQLDAVPPQATAAGPAARAAGPEDRTSVLPRIADAPPAPADDALNRTTRLDHPPAPPGPPPAATPRPARRPLPRRGLLVALAAVLAVLVGSGIWYVNSGQFTNVPAVLDMPQDKAEKELGKAGLGVKVKQEFSDTVERGRVMATDPATGERIRNTGKVTITVSRGPARSEVPNVIGMGLDAAKRKIEGAGLAVGDVGTQFSDETPQGAVLATDPKAGAERRPDTPVALTVSKGPALDVPDVTGQSVAAATTALRDKGFEVEVSGTQVFSDKPKDAVAEQSPGKGAKAAKGDKITLTVSKGQEMVTVPDVTGKSEADARRTLTDAGFKVEVKRPFFFPRDSVDRQSVKGGDQAPKGGTITIELKGGL, encoded by the coding sequence GTGGATACGACGCTAGGGGACCCGCTCGTCGGGAACGTGCTCGACGGCCGCTACCGGGTCGACGCCCGGATCGCCGTCGGCGGGATGGCCACGGTCTACCGGGCCGTGGACACCCGGCTCGACCGCGTGCTCGCGCTGAAGGTGATGCACCCCGGTCTCGCCGGGGACGCCGCTTTCGTCGAGCGCTTCATCCGCGAGGCGAGGTCGGCCGCCCGGCTCGACCACCCCAATGTGGTGAGCGTCTCCGATCAGGGCACCGACCGCGGCTACGTCTACATAGCGATGGAGTACGTACCCGGCTGCACCCTGCGCGACGTCCTGCGCGAGCGCGGCGCCCTCCAGCCCCGCGCGGCCCTGGACATCCTGGAGCCGGTGCTCGCGGCGCTCGGCGCGGCCCACCTCGCGGGGCTGATCCACCGCGACATGAAGCCGGAGAACGTCCTGATCGGCGACGACGGCCGGGTGAAGGTCGCCGACTTCGGGCTCGTACGGGCCGTGGACACCCACACCTCGGCCTCCACCGGCTCGGTGCTGGGCACGGTGTCGTACCTGGCCCCCGAGCAGATCGAGCACGGCACCGCCGACACCCGCGTGGACGTCTACGCCTGCGGCGTGGTGCTCTACGAGATGCTCACGGGCGCCAAGCCGCACGGCGGCACCACCCCGGCCCAGATTCTCTACCAGCACCTGCACGAGGACGTCCCGGCCCCGTCCGCGGCCGTCCCCGGGCTCGCCCCCGGCCTGGACGCCCTGGTCGCCGGGGCCACCGCCCGCGACCCGCGGAACCGGCCGGCCGACGCGGCGGAGATGCTGGCGCAGGTCCGCACGGCGCGCGCGGCGCTCTCCGACGAGCAGCTGGACGCCGTGCCCCCGCAGGCGACCGCGGCCGGACCGGCCGCCCGGGCCGCGGGCCCCGAGGACCGCACGAGCGTGCTGCCCCGTATCGCCGACGCACCGCCCGCGCCCGCCGACGACGCCCTGAACCGCACCACGCGCCTGGACCACCCGCCCGCGCCCCCGGGGCCGCCGCCCGCCGCAACGCCGCGTCCCGCGCGCCGCCCGCTGCCCCGGCGCGGCCTGCTGGTGGCGCTCGCCGCCGTCCTCGCGGTGCTGGTCGGCTCGGGCATCTGGTACGTCAACTCCGGTCAGTTCACGAACGTCCCGGCCGTCCTGGACATGCCCCAGGACAAGGCCGAGAAGGAGCTCGGCAAGGCCGGGCTCGGGGTGAAGGTCAAGCAGGAGTTCAGCGACACGGTCGAGCGCGGCCGGGTGATGGCGACGGACCCCGCCACCGGCGAGCGGATCCGCAACACCGGCAAGGTGACGATCACCGTCTCCCGGGGCCCGGCCCGGTCCGAGGTGCCCAACGTCATCGGCATGGGGCTCGACGCGGCGAAGCGGAAGATCGAGGGCGCGGGCCTCGCGGTCGGCGACGTCGGGACGCAGTTCAGCGACGAGACCCCGCAGGGCGCGGTGCTGGCCACCGACCCCAAGGCGGGCGCCGAGCGGCGGCCGGACACCCCCGTCGCGCTCACCGTCAGCAAGGGCCCGGCCCTCGACGTGCCCGACGTGACCGGCCAGTCCGTCGCGGCCGCCACCACGGCGCTGCGCGACAAGGGCTTCGAGGTCGAGGTCTCGGGCACCCAGGTCTTCTCCGACAAGCCCAAGGACGCGGTGGCCGAGCAGTCGCCCGGCAAGGGCGCCAAGGCGGCCAAGGGCGACAAGATCACGCTCACGGTCTCCAAGGGCCAGGAGATGGTCACCGTCCCCGACGTCACCGGGAAGAGCGAGGCCGACGCCCGGCGGACGCTCACCGACGCGGGCTTCAAGGTCGAGGTGAAGCGGCCGTTCTTCTTCCCCCGGGACTCCGTCGACCGGCAGTCGGTCAAGGGCGGCGACCAGGCGCCCAAGGGCGGCACCATCACGATCGAGCTCAAGGGCGGCCTGTAG